A stretch of DNA from Juglans microcarpa x Juglans regia isolate MS1-56 chromosome 5D, Jm3101_v1.0, whole genome shotgun sequence:
CATTATtcaataatgttataaaatgaaggtatttttataaaatgatgttatttttataagatattttataaaaatactcttcatttaaaatagttgtacaaaatgttataaaaaatattgtgtataaatcattttctatataatatatatttatttatagaaccATTTGGAATCAAGCACATGCGTTAGACATGGCCTCCACGCTAGTGGTATTGAAAATAGAAGTGGAATCACGAGTTAAGTCTTTGGAGTCTTTTGGAGTTTTGGCTGCCTTGCCTCGAACTAAAGGatacctttttatttatttatttatttatttttaaagcagaAGTTGTTCCTCGAAAAGCCGGTTAAGCTCCCGTTCCCATTTTAAACCCCTCTCTCAGCCGTTTGATCAGTACCAAATGCGATGGCCAAAACCGCCGCAACGTTTCGCTTCCTCCTCTtgttcctcctcctcttcctgaCGACCGCGCCAAAACCCTCGCACTCCCTCTCCTACTCACAGTACCGGATCTTCGTGTCCCTCGCCCAATCTCTCACGACACGAGTGGCCAACCTGCGTGCCTCCCGGGGAGACTTTACGGGCTCGCGTCGGGCCAAGGACATCGCCGAACAGCTCGAGCGCGGTCTGGGGCTGGGTTTATTGGGGTTCACGTGGTCGGTGGGCTGGGACTACGTTAAGAACTACGCATGGAGGGAAGTTAGCTATGACGATCTGTACGGAGCCGTTACGGACGCGAACGAGCTGCTGAGACGCCTGGGGGAGTTGACCCGGATGGACTCGGGGGAAGATAGGGCGGATTGGGTCGGGCGGAATTACCAAAACGTCCTAGGCATCTCTAGTTCCCTCTTGAAAAGGCTTCTCAACGTGTTTCGTCAATCGGTAATTATCCTTTttgtctctttatttttttggttggatCTTGATTTTTTGGTAGCGTTGGAGTGATGCACTGATATATATGTGGGGTAAATGCTAAAAAAAGTGATTGGTTGGTTGGAATGTAGGGGACGTTGAGGAAAGTGGTGGAGACGGTGGAGAGGGAGGTGGTGGATGGAGGGTTCCTGAAGGACTGTCTGGAAGTGGGTACCAATGACTTGAAGGGTTTGCTTCAAATATTCAAGGATATGGCTTTACAATTCCATTCCTCGTCCTCCGGTAATGATGGGCGAGACCTATGACAAACCCTCCCACCCCcatggttttgttttttgttttgttttaaatttaattgtaCTTTACCAGTGAATACTAGTTTTTAGTCAATTAAGTAGGAAATTCAAAGCTTTATAGTGGTTGTATAGAGTGAAATGTTAGCAATCAATACTACAAGGAGAAGAGATGCTTCAGTACATAAATTGAGGCTTGAAAAGAGTAGAAAGTGTTGATACTGATAGATCAATGTAACAAGAAATCTCAATCCAATCTTACATAAATGTTTCGATGTTTTTGGTTGTGCCTCAACTGCTTGAAGGAATTACCGAGTGAAATGGACATTGTATGTGTCCAGGTTTGTGCCCATCAGAGTAAAAGCTGACTTCCATACTTTTATGCAGCAGAGCTTTAAGCTGGTAGTTTGAGCATGTTTAGCTGCCCATTCAAGttggcactttttttttttttttcctttcaatttgtTTCGGTGATGtgcatttttcattttgttattttgttaatgTCTACAAAAATGTGATTAGTGCATGTTTCAGATTATGTGTGTCCATGTCTGTGTTCTGGTTTGGAGGCCCACTGtgatgaaaaaatagaagaaaccaACACAACAGAAAGAATAgactattttggatttttatatCATCCTCTTCCAACTATGATCTGGGCCAAATGAAGGTTGGACTGTGTGTATGTTAAAAGCATAGTCAAATGGGCAGTTCAGAATACAAAGATGTAAGGccctaaaattttcaaatcaagcGTCTTATTCAAACTCCTAGAATTTTCGTCAAAATAGTCTTTATTAAAATCAAGCGTCTTAttcaaattcttaaaattcCACTTTCCTGTGCAGGCCACCTTTTGTTCTTCTTtcgttatttttttcctttgttttttgaCAGGCCAGTTGCCTTGGACGTCTGTCTTTCCTCTCTACTTCTAGTTATTTGTGGTATAATTTAGTGCTTGAGTCATACCATGAGATGAACATTTTTGCATGAGGACACCATTGATTGATCATCCTGATACCATGAGATGAACATTTTTGTATAAAGTTAGAAAGGAATCTACCTGGATCATTTGTTAAACTCGCCCAACTCCTCTGCATTAGTCGACGGAGGGTAGAGGATCGTTGTTCCAAAAAGTGGCATTGATGGGGGCTGTAATTAGATACGGTATTAGAACAACTCAAATGcacgtaagaaaaaaaaattataaagttagaaAGGAAGCTACTTGGATCATTTGTTAAACTTGGCTTGACTCCTCCGCATTAGTTGATGGAGGGTAGAGGATTGTTATTCCAAAATGTGGCATTGATGGAGGTTGTAATTAGGCACGGTGTTAGAACGGCTCAAATGTAcgtaagaaaaaatatttaaaaagttagAAATGAATCTACCTGGCTATTCCGTGCGTATGTATATGAATTTGGATATGCATTTGAATGTATCATAAATGGCGGGTAGTACAAATTTCTTGGACCATAATATCACTAtaataccaaaaaagaaaaaaaaaatacattaactaATTGGAAATGTCGACAcaatgatatttataaatgaCTAATGTGTATCATACTTGAGTCGGTGGAATTGATGCAGAAGGCCTGAGTGGCCTTTCATCTTCCTCGTTGTCTATCATGTTTCAATTGAGTTCATAGAACATAGTTACTAAAcagaaacaaataaatcaaatcgAGCATTAAACAAAAGGGGGAGGAGGGGTGGGGGATTTTTCTCATTGATTGTACATGACACCTTCACAAATCTAATTGATGCGCAGTATGATGACTAGCATGAAGGTGAATACAACAATGTGCTGAGTACACTGTAATTAGCACAAAACACAAGTTTTAATACTTTCAATAATAGCTGCAAACAAGATCTAGATGATAATTTAAAATGGGTGAAGGATTGGAATAAAATGGGGTTAAAGGTTGGTAGCTTAATCCACAAATTCAACAACTTTGTGGTGCCTCCTTCACTGCAGATTCTTGCAACAAGGTATATATGTGCTTAAATTAAGTCACATGTCCACTGAAAAAAGTTTGAGAGTGGTAGCTAGTATCTCaagtaggggtgtcaaatcgtgttaacgggtcgtgtcgtgttaacatgtatattatactatatatgttAACCATAAtccgacccgttaagcttatcgtgtcaaaatctcaaagcCTAACACGACTCATTAACATAACGGAtcatgtcgtgtcaacccgttttgtccagtttatataaatgggttgaatagactcgaaattaacccgtttgacctagttaagtttagcataattttatataaatttt
This window harbors:
- the LOC121266523 gene encoding uncharacterized protein LOC121266523, with amino-acid sequence MAKTAATFRFLLLFLLLFLTTAPKPSHSLSYSQYRIFVSLAQSLTTRVANLRASRGDFTGSRRAKDIAEQLERGLGLGLLGFTWSVGWDYVKNYAWREVSYDDLYGAVTDANELLRRLGELTRMDSGEDRADWVGRNYQNVLGISSSLLKRLLNVFRQSGTLRKVVETVEREVVDGGFLKDCLEVGTNDLKGLLQIFKDMALQFHSSSSGNDGRDL